Proteins encoded in a region of the Labeo rohita strain BAU-BD-2019 chromosome 22, IGBB_LRoh.1.0, whole genome shotgun sequence genome:
- the cusr gene encoding uncharacterized protein cusr, whose amino-acid sequence MFLQRALTLFILWGSASCMRYQADFNMMGVTGWILFDSTEHKSTVNLTGTGICRLNISLTTFPVMYGHFASPCQKSHIGDSVFTFSVDQPQAAVNVSTLFEQHLSLDALSVLVNTCNGARICAGLTAESQARTWQARFFTPVAGNVYIRQITGVAGARVLSDLRNVNQTRTFPNVTILVSQSSATSCNALLGSLDPKSLTKLGVISVGSPLEPVKSRLEIPNLNSNVRFAILDLTSSYMCAEIRSLAMKAVSAVVNMQGIKGSFIFHQPSPFELTTIVVNLTNLNRRVGPYHVHQFPLPQMTSPSAGSCSNNNVAGHWNPFNVNTQAPAYPPPKGSTHDLFEVGDLSSRHGSLENTNDFQATFTDWNLPLFGRNSIVGRSVVIHMPNSTRFACASIGYPGEVTVAKAAFRGLVVGTVLFTQLSGDPYSDVSVFMDLSYGQLSAPSTVKHNWHVHNYPISTETDSDKGSCLSTGGHWNPYNIDNADSLYAVNCGPDSPFACEVGDISGKHKTLDLQSEMGTVATKNFFTDTTSWVSGVIGRSLVIHSPNQTGPRIACANLTLYRFPSARSNSWLGPGTSEGQVRFSQDSPQGPTILNISFTGLNTRAGGYHVHILPIKSTQEPCSDANIMGHFNPFSVNAASSPAPGNGTVDQYEIGDISGKFGDLTGQNNFQNHYMDSNMPLSGPNSIIGRSLVIHYTNGTRMRCANISAEDSQDGNWVIAKAMFSNTVNGTVTMSQLTFPDGSYGDAMLEVDVRASQSSNLAEASWYIADKPVGSDGTCPGEGETYNPFNMTNVTSCSQVRTLSCLVGDLTGRHGSISLTKRQLYSDILLQLAGDFTVVKRSLVLRLSNTTTACADIHPESPSAMQTFPKMSSFSRYDFRKRVADVLNLHISRVSILPGSPSQGSDGKCQQVNYLVSGEVSQDKLKSVKTSDKMGVFKESQTCTPTGNTGLMLVPCRMLLSVMSTAVCLLWLLRH is encoded by the exons ATGTTTCTGCAAAGAGCTTTGACCCTGTTCATCCTGTGGG GTTCTGCGTCATGTATGCGGTATCAGGCTGACTTCAACATGATGGGAGTCACTGGTTGGATCCTCTTCGACTCTACAGAGCACAAGTCCACCGTTAATCTCACAGGAACCGGCATATGTCGATTAAATATTTCCCTCACTACGTTCCCAGTTATGTACGGCCATTTTGCATCACCCTGCCAAAAGTCACACATAGGAGATAGTGTGTTCACGTTTTCTGTAGATCAGCCTCAGGCTGCTGTGAATGTATCCACTCTATTTGAACAGCACCTCAGTCTGGATGCCCTTTCGGTGCTGGTAAACACATGTAATGGTGCAAGGATTTGTGCCGGACTTACTGCGGAGTCCCAGGCAAGAACTTGGCAGGCACGTTTTTTCACCCCCGTGGCTGGAAATGTCTACATCCGGCAAATTACGGGTGTAGCAGGGGCAAGGGTTCTCTCAGATCTAAGAAATGTCAACCAGACCAGGACTTTTCCAAATGTCACGATTTTGGTGTCACAAAGCTCTGCCACCAGCTGCAATGCACTTCTCGGTAGCCTGGATCCCAAGAGTCTTACAAAGCTTGGCGTCATCAGTGTGGGATCACCTCTAGAACCTGTTAAGTCTCGATTGGAAATACCCAATCTCAACTCTAATGTCCGCTTCGCCATTCTCGACTTGACTTCAAGCTACATGTGTGCAGAGATCCGAAGCCTTGCAATGAAAGCAGTCAGTGCTGTTGTGAACATGCAAGGAATTAAAGGTTCCTTCATTTTCCATCAACCATCTCCGTTCGAACTCACCACCATCGTTGTTAACCTTACAAACCTGAACAGGAGAGTTGGCCCGTACCACGTTCATCAGTTTCCCCTACCCCAAATGACATCTCCATCAGCTGGCAGCTGCAGTAACAACAACGTTGCGGGTCACTGGAACCCGTTTAATGTGAATACTCAGGCACCGGCGTATCCGCCACCAAAAGGCTCCACTCATGATCTCTTTGAGGTCGGAGATCTGAGCTCCAGGCATGGATCTTTGGAAAATACAAATGACTTTCAAGCCACTTTTACAGACTGGAACCTACCTCTGTTTGGGCGGAATAGCATTGTGGGTCGCTCTGTTGTAATACACATGCCCAACTCAACCAGATTTGCCTGTGCAAGTATCGGCTACCCTGGCGAAGTGACTGTCGCCAAGGCTGCCTTTCGTGGTTTGGTTGTGGGGACGGTCCTCTTCACCCAACTAAGTGGTGACCCATATTCTGATGTCTCCGTATTCATGGACCTGTCCTACGGACAACTTTCTGCACCTTCTACGGTGAAGCACAACTGGCACGTCCACAACTATCCCATCAGCACAGAGACCGACAGTGACAAGGGATCTTGTCTGTCCACTGGAGGACACTGGAACCCATACAACATAGACAACGCGGACAGTCTATACGCTGTTAACTGTGGTCCCGACAGCCCTTTTGCTTGTGAAGTTGGGGATATCTCTGGCAAGCACAAGACTCTGGACCTACAGTCTGAGATGGGAACGGTGGCAACCAAGAACTTTTTTACTGACACCACCTCTTGGGTGTCTGGAGTGATTGGACGTTCCTTGGTGATACATAGTCCAAACCAAACAGGTCCACGGATAGCTTGTGCAAATCTTACCTTGTACCGTTTTCCCTCGGCTCGCTCTAATTCTTGGCTTGGTCCTGGAACTTCTGAAGGTCAAGTCCGATTCTCCCAAGACTCTCCTCAAGGACCAACAATTCTAAACATCTCCTTTACCGGGCTTAACACAAGAGCTGGTGGCTACCATGTCCATATTCTTCCAATCAAGAGCACCCAGGAACCTTGCTCGGATGCTAACATCATGGGACACTTCAACCCGTTTTCTGTGAACGCAGCCTCATCTCCAGCTCCAGGGAATGGGACGGTTGACCAGTATGAGATTGGAGACATCAGCGGGAAGTTTGGAGACCTGACCGGTCAGAACAACTTTCAGAATCACTACATGGATAGTAATATGCCGCTTTCAGGACCAAACAGCATAATTGGCCGGTCTCTGGTCATACATTACACCAACGGTACAAG AATGAGATGTGCAAATATCTCGGCAGAAGACTCCCAAGATGGAAACTGGGTGATCGCCAAGGCCATGTTCAGTAACACTGTGAATGGCACAGTGACGAtg TCCCAGCTAACCTTTCCAGATGGCAGCTATGGTGACGCTATGTTAGAAGTCGATGTGCGGGCATCACAATCATCGAAT CTTGCAGAGGCTTCCTGGTACATCGCAGATAAGCCGGTTGGGTCAGATGGTACATGTCCTGGTGAAGGAGAAACATATAATCCATTCAACATGACAAAT GTGACCAGCTGTTCTCAGGTCAGGACTCTATCCTGTTTGGTTGGAGATCTGACAGGCAGACATGGATCCATAAGTCTTACCAAGAGACAACTGTACAGTGACATTCTCTTGCAGCTGGCTGGAGACTTCACAG TTGTCAAGAGGTCATTAGTTCTCAGACTAAGTAACACCACAACTGCATGTGCAGATATTCACCCAGAATCCCCTTCTGCCATGCAGACCTTCCCCAAAATGTCCTCCTTCAGCAG GTATGATTTCCGTAAGAGAGTAGCAGATGTGTTGAACCTCCACATATCCAGAGTTTCCATCTTACCCGGTTCTCCTTCACAAGGGTCTGATGGGAAATGCCAGCAGGTCAATTATCTAGTGTCAG GTGAGGTGAGCCAAGACAAGCTTAAATCAGTTAAGACCAGTGACAAGATGGGTGTTTTCAAAGAATCACAGACGTGCACTCCAA ctggaaacACAGGACTGATGCTGGTCCCCTGCAGGATGTTACTGTCCGTCATGTCGACTGCAGTCTGTCTGCTCTGGCTCCTGAGGCACTAG
- the xpnpep1 gene encoding xaa-Pro aminopeptidase 1 isoform X1 — MAADAMSPKITVELLRQLRQAMKNSKYITEPIQAYIIPSGDAHQSEYIAPCDCRREFICGFNGSAGTAIVTEQHAALWTDGRYFLQASQQMDNNWTLMKMGLKETPSQEDWLISVLPENSKVGVDPWIIAADQWKNMSKALSSAGHSLVAVQDNLIDAIWEDRPARPSTKLISLSLKYTGLTWQDKITALRGKMAERKISWFVVTALDEIAWLFNLRGSDIEYNPVFFAYAIIGISNIRLFVDSKRLLDPTVREHLELDSPSKPELTIQCFPYESVYTELQAVCAALAPKDKMWICDKASCALTQVIPKTHRSAIPYTPLCLAKAVKNPTEIQGMKMAHIKDAVALCELFAWLEKEIPKGTVTEISAADKAEELRSQQKDFVGLSFPTISSVGPNGAIIHYKPLPETNRTLSLNEVYLIDSGAQYLDGTTDVTRTVHFGTPSDYEKECFTYVLKGHIAVSAAVFPNGTKGHLLDSFARAALWESGLDYLHGTGHGVGCFLNVHEGPCGISYKTFADEPLEAGMIVSDEPGYYEDGSFGIRIENVVLVIPAKTKYNYRNRGSLTFEALTLVPIQLKMINTDMLTQKERDWVNDYHKKCRETVGAELERQGRKEALDWLIRETQPIV, encoded by the exons ATGGCTGCAG ACGCTAtgtccccaaagatcacagtgGAGTTGCTCAGGCAGCTCCGGCAGGCCATGAAGAACAGCAAGTACATCACAGAGCCCATACAGGCCTACATCATCCCATCAGGAGATGCACATCAG AGTGAATACATCGCGCCCTGTGACTGCCGGCGTGAGTTCATATGTGGATTCAATGGCTCTGCAG GTACTGCTATTGTGACAGAACAGCATGCTGCTTTATGGACAGATGGGCGGTACTTCCTGCAGGCCAGCCAACAGATGGACAATAACTGGACACTAATGAAAATGG GACTGAAGGAAACACCATCTCAGGAGGACTGGCTCATCAGCGTTCTCCCAGAAAACTCCAAAGTAGGAGTTGATCCCTGGATCATTGCTGCCG acCAGTGGAAGAACATGTCTAAGGCTTTGAGCAGTGCAGGTCACTCTTTGGTTGCGGTGCAGGACAATCTCATCGACGCCATCTGGGAAGATCGGCCAGCTCGACCCAGCACCAAACTCATCTCCCTGAGCCTCAAATACACCG GTCTCACCTGGCAAGATAAAATTACAGCTTTAAGGGGAAAAATGGCAGAAAGGAAGATTTCCTGGTTCGTGGTCACAGCTCTAGATGAGATCGCAT GGCTTTTTAACCTGCGTGGGTCGGATATCGAGTACAACCCCGTGTTCTTTGCCTACGCGATCATCGGTATTAGCAACATCAG attgTTTGTGGACAGTAAGCGTCTGTTGGACCCTACGGTCCGGGAGCATTTGGAACTGGACAGTCCGAGCAAACCAGAACTGACCATACAGTGCTTTCCGTACGAGTCTGTGTACACAGAGCTGCAGGCAGTTTGTGCGGCGCTGGCGCCCAAAGACAAGATGTGGATTTGTGACAAGGCCAGCTGCGCTCTTACACAAGTCATACCCAAG ACGCACAGATCTGCAATCCCATACACACCCTTATGTCTGGCTAAAGCCGTCAAGAACCCCACAGAGATCCAAGGCATGAAGATGGCACAT ATTAAAGACGCAGTGGCGCTGTGTGAACTTTTTGCCTGGCTGGAGAAAGAG ATTCCCAAAGGTACGGTTACAGAGATATCAGCAGCAGACAAAGCAGAAGAATTGCGTAG TCAACAGAAAGACTTTGTTGGGCTGAGTTTTCCAACCATCTCTAGTGTGGGACCAAATGGGGCAATAATACATTACAA GCCTCTCCCAGAAACCAACAGAACTCTTTCTCTTAATGAAGTTTATCTTATTGACTCCGGAGCTCAGTACTT AGATGGAACTACAGATGTGACCCGTACGGTGCACTTTGGCACTCCTTCTGATTATGAGAAG GAATGTTTCACGTATGTCCTAAAGGGACACATCGCTGTCAGTGCTGCTGTTTTTCCCAATGGAACCAAAG GTCATCTGTTGGACTCATTTGCTCGTGCTGCTCTCTGGGAATCGGGGTTGGACTATCTTCACGGTACCGGCCACGGCGTCGGATGTTTCCTTAATGTGCACGAGGGTCCGTGTGGCATCAGCTACAAAACATTTGCAGACGAACCTTTGGAGGCCGGAATGATTGTCAGCGATG AGCCTGGATACTATGAAGATGGTTCTTTTGGCATTCGGATAGAAAACGTCGTCCTAGTTATTCCCGCCAAAACTAAG TACAACTACAGAAACAGAGGTAGTCTGACGTTTGAAGCCCTCACTTTGGTCCCCATCCAGCTGAAGATGATCAACACAGACATGCTCACACAGAAAGAG CGTGATTGGGTGAATGACTACCACAAGAAATGCCGGGAGACGGTTGGGGCGGAGCTGGAGCGGCAAGGCAGGAAGGAAGCTCTGGATTGGCTGATCCGAGAAACTCAGCCGATTGTTTAA
- the xpnpep1 gene encoding xaa-Pro aminopeptidase 1 isoform X2 produces the protein MSPKITVELLRQLRQAMKNSKYITEPIQAYIIPSGDAHQSEYIAPCDCRREFICGFNGSAGTAIVTEQHAALWTDGRYFLQASQQMDNNWTLMKMGLKETPSQEDWLISVLPENSKVGVDPWIIAADQWKNMSKALSSAGHSLVAVQDNLIDAIWEDRPARPSTKLISLSLKYTGLTWQDKITALRGKMAERKISWFVVTALDEIAWLFNLRGSDIEYNPVFFAYAIIGISNIRLFVDSKRLLDPTVREHLELDSPSKPELTIQCFPYESVYTELQAVCAALAPKDKMWICDKASCALTQVIPKTHRSAIPYTPLCLAKAVKNPTEIQGMKMAHIKDAVALCELFAWLEKEIPKGTVTEISAADKAEELRSQQKDFVGLSFPTISSVGPNGAIIHYKPLPETNRTLSLNEVYLIDSGAQYLDGTTDVTRTVHFGTPSDYEKECFTYVLKGHIAVSAAVFPNGTKGHLLDSFARAALWESGLDYLHGTGHGVGCFLNVHEGPCGISYKTFADEPLEAGMIVSDEPGYYEDGSFGIRIENVVLVIPAKTKYNYRNRGSLTFEALTLVPIQLKMINTDMLTQKERDWVNDYHKKCRETVGAELERQGRKEALDWLIRETQPIV, from the exons AtgtccccaaagatcacagtgGAGTTGCTCAGGCAGCTCCGGCAGGCCATGAAGAACAGCAAGTACATCACAGAGCCCATACAGGCCTACATCATCCCATCAGGAGATGCACATCAG AGTGAATACATCGCGCCCTGTGACTGCCGGCGTGAGTTCATATGTGGATTCAATGGCTCTGCAG GTACTGCTATTGTGACAGAACAGCATGCTGCTTTATGGACAGATGGGCGGTACTTCCTGCAGGCCAGCCAACAGATGGACAATAACTGGACACTAATGAAAATGG GACTGAAGGAAACACCATCTCAGGAGGACTGGCTCATCAGCGTTCTCCCAGAAAACTCCAAAGTAGGAGTTGATCCCTGGATCATTGCTGCCG acCAGTGGAAGAACATGTCTAAGGCTTTGAGCAGTGCAGGTCACTCTTTGGTTGCGGTGCAGGACAATCTCATCGACGCCATCTGGGAAGATCGGCCAGCTCGACCCAGCACCAAACTCATCTCCCTGAGCCTCAAATACACCG GTCTCACCTGGCAAGATAAAATTACAGCTTTAAGGGGAAAAATGGCAGAAAGGAAGATTTCCTGGTTCGTGGTCACAGCTCTAGATGAGATCGCAT GGCTTTTTAACCTGCGTGGGTCGGATATCGAGTACAACCCCGTGTTCTTTGCCTACGCGATCATCGGTATTAGCAACATCAG attgTTTGTGGACAGTAAGCGTCTGTTGGACCCTACGGTCCGGGAGCATTTGGAACTGGACAGTCCGAGCAAACCAGAACTGACCATACAGTGCTTTCCGTACGAGTCTGTGTACACAGAGCTGCAGGCAGTTTGTGCGGCGCTGGCGCCCAAAGACAAGATGTGGATTTGTGACAAGGCCAGCTGCGCTCTTACACAAGTCATACCCAAG ACGCACAGATCTGCAATCCCATACACACCCTTATGTCTGGCTAAAGCCGTCAAGAACCCCACAGAGATCCAAGGCATGAAGATGGCACAT ATTAAAGACGCAGTGGCGCTGTGTGAACTTTTTGCCTGGCTGGAGAAAGAG ATTCCCAAAGGTACGGTTACAGAGATATCAGCAGCAGACAAAGCAGAAGAATTGCGTAG TCAACAGAAAGACTTTGTTGGGCTGAGTTTTCCAACCATCTCTAGTGTGGGACCAAATGGGGCAATAATACATTACAA GCCTCTCCCAGAAACCAACAGAACTCTTTCTCTTAATGAAGTTTATCTTATTGACTCCGGAGCTCAGTACTT AGATGGAACTACAGATGTGACCCGTACGGTGCACTTTGGCACTCCTTCTGATTATGAGAAG GAATGTTTCACGTATGTCCTAAAGGGACACATCGCTGTCAGTGCTGCTGTTTTTCCCAATGGAACCAAAG GTCATCTGTTGGACTCATTTGCTCGTGCTGCTCTCTGGGAATCGGGGTTGGACTATCTTCACGGTACCGGCCACGGCGTCGGATGTTTCCTTAATGTGCACGAGGGTCCGTGTGGCATCAGCTACAAAACATTTGCAGACGAACCTTTGGAGGCCGGAATGATTGTCAGCGATG AGCCTGGATACTATGAAGATGGTTCTTTTGGCATTCGGATAGAAAACGTCGTCCTAGTTATTCCCGCCAAAACTAAG TACAACTACAGAAACAGAGGTAGTCTGACGTTTGAAGCCCTCACTTTGGTCCCCATCCAGCTGAAGATGATCAACACAGACATGCTCACACAGAAAGAG CGTGATTGGGTGAATGACTACCACAAGAAATGCCGGGAGACGGTTGGGGCGGAGCTGGAGCGGCAAGGCAGGAAGGAAGCTCTGGATTGGCTGATCCGAGAAACTCAGCCGATTGTTTAA
- the si:dkey-246e1.3 gene encoding uncharacterized protein si:dkey-246e1.3 translates to MSLTGIDLSLNETDLKPEYPKTQAALNEVKMINITLSAVALFILMVTGIISCILHQRNRRKYRRARVYESAVICEVPEEPVGATCVKKTPSFHNPFAQFRHQEGPEDNSRIHYIYTNPLPVGHEEDRPPPHTASVQAPLTMQDYANGPKSGIILAAPTFSMQL, encoded by the exons ATGAGCTTAACAGGAATTGATTTGTCTCTTAACGAGACGGACTTGAAACCTGAATATCCAAAAACACAAGCTGCTCTCAATG AGGTTAAGATGATCAACATTACCCTTTCTGCAGTAGCTTTGTTTATCCTGATGGTGACAGGAATCATCAGCTGTATCTTGCACCAAAGAAACAGAAG GAAGTATCGGCGGGCTCGCGTCTACGAGAGCGCTGTGATTTGTGAAGTTCCTGAAGAGCCAGTGGGTGCAACGTGTGTGAAGAAAACCCCAAGTTTTCATAACCCGTTCGCCCAGTTCAGACATCAGGAGGGCCCGGAGGACAACTCACGCATCCACTACATCTACACCAACCCTCTGCCCGTGGGACACGAGGAGGACAGGCCCCCCCCTCACACGGCGTCCGTACAAGCTCCACTCACGATGCAGGACTATGCCAACGGTCCCAAGAGCGGCATCATCCTAGCTGCACCCACTTTTTCCATGCAGCTGTAG